The following are encoded together in the Candidatus Hydrogenedentota bacterium genome:
- a CDS encoding carbon-nitrogen hydrolase family protein: MKTRWLPVLAAFLLCALPVAGESVGRPVRVASFSFPLGTPLEQVWERMDAEAASGVDLFVLPEMLGGGKAEPLDGPIITAAAARAKKHRAYVVAPIYRLDGEKVYNSAVLLDREGNIGGIYDKAFPVLFEFRDEPRITPGSVDPPVFETDFGKLGCAICFDANFPELWKRLGEKGAELVVFPSAYSAGTTLQEHALINHFYIVSATWNGDCIVCDITGRKILDERGDGIHVSRITLDLDRCVFHLDYNRENRDRLLKDHGDAVAADDSVSREGWFVLEAKKPGVSVRVLAAEYGVEPLREYIERSRREINRRRGEPFPW; encoded by the coding sequence ATGAAAACGCGCTGGTTGCCTGTTCTGGCGGCATTCCTTCTCTGCGCCCTGCCCGTCGCGGGCGAGTCCGTCGGGCGGCCCGTGCGCGTGGCGAGCTTTTCCTTCCCCCTGGGCACACCGCTGGAACAGGTGTGGGAACGGATGGACGCGGAGGCCGCATCGGGTGTGGACCTGTTCGTGCTGCCGGAAATGCTGGGAGGCGGCAAGGCGGAGCCCCTGGATGGACCCATCATCACGGCGGCGGCGGCGCGGGCCAAAAAGCACCGCGCCTATGTCGTGGCGCCCATCTACCGGCTGGACGGGGAAAAGGTCTACAACTCCGCCGTGCTCCTGGACCGGGAGGGAAACATTGGGGGCATTTACGACAAGGCCTTTCCCGTGCTCTTCGAGTTCCGGGACGAGCCGCGCATCACGCCGGGGAGCGTGGACCCGCCGGTGTTCGAGACGGATTTCGGAAAACTGGGCTGCGCCATCTGCTTCGACGCGAACTTTCCCGAGTTATGGAAGCGGCTCGGGGAGAAGGGCGCGGAGCTGGTGGTGTTCCCGAGCGCCTACTCGGCGGGCACGACCCTGCAGGAGCACGCCCTGATTAACCATTTCTACATCGTGTCCGCCACCTGGAACGGCGACTGCATCGTGTGCGACATCACGGGCCGGAAAATCCTCGACGAGCGCGGCGACGGAATCCATGTCAGCCGGATCACCCTGGACCTGGACCGCTGCGTGTTCCATCTGGACTACAACCGGGAGAACCGGGACCGGCTGCTGAAGGACCATGGCGACGCCGTGGCCGCGGACGATTCGGTGTCGCGCGAGGGCTGGTTCGTGCTGGAGGCGAAGAAGCCCGGCGTGAGCGTGCGCGTGTTGGCGGCGGAATACGGTGTCGAGCCCCTGCGCGAGTATATCGAGCGCAGCCGCCGGGAAATCAACCGGCGGCGCGGCGAACCGTTCCCCTGGTAA
- a CDS encoding Gfo/Idh/MocA family oxidoreductase, producing the protein METMGRREFIGAGAAAVLAGAAASRARAQGANNRVVLGFMGAGGRGMFLADEFARRDDVEIRCVADPDLRRANAGAKMIEKLAGRAPAVHQDFRRILDDPEVDGVVMATPDHWHALGTVLACQAGKDVYVEKPTSHSIWESRKMVEAARKHKRVVQVGAQNRSNDNIVEAREYAHSAAFGDIHFVRVLNSKERGTIGRKPDQPAPPEGVDYDLWLGPAPLRPFNENHFHYAWHWFWNYSGGDIINDGVHQVDIARWVIGHKHPNAVVSAGGIYSFQDDQETPDTHTVNWEYDDMEMVFEQALWAPYLKKTPLEIRDVDGIPNWMFNGTRVEIYGSKQMMCLGRHGDGWQAFDADGQPVRTEPGQFSPSNTKHTDNFIACIRSRELPNADIEELHLSTLLCHYGNIAYRTGRKLKIDPETDGFMDDDAANALVKRTYREPWTVPENV; encoded by the coding sequence ATGGAAACCATGGGACGCCGTGAATTCATCGGGGCGGGCGCGGCCGCCGTGCTCGCGGGCGCCGCGGCATCAAGGGCGCGGGCGCAGGGCGCCAACAACCGGGTTGTGCTGGGGTTCATGGGCGCCGGGGGCCGGGGCATGTTTCTCGCCGACGAGTTCGCCCGGCGGGACGATGTGGAAATCCGGTGCGTGGCCGATCCGGACCTGCGCCGCGCGAACGCGGGCGCCAAAATGATTGAAAAACTCGCCGGGCGCGCCCCGGCGGTCCACCAGGATTTCCGCCGCATCCTGGACGACCCGGAGGTGGACGGGGTGGTGATGGCGACGCCGGACCACTGGCACGCCCTCGGCACGGTGCTGGCCTGCCAGGCGGGCAAGGACGTGTACGTCGAGAAGCCCACCTCGCACAGTATCTGGGAAAGCCGCAAGATGGTGGAGGCGGCGCGGAAACACAAACGCGTCGTACAGGTGGGCGCGCAGAACCGCAGCAACGACAACATCGTCGAGGCGCGCGAGTACGCGCACTCGGCGGCCTTCGGCGACATCCATTTCGTGCGCGTGCTCAACAGCAAGGAACGGGGCACCATCGGGCGCAAGCCCGACCAGCCGGCACCGCCCGAGGGCGTGGACTATGACCTATGGCTCGGGCCCGCGCCCCTGCGCCCGTTCAACGAGAACCACTTCCACTACGCCTGGCACTGGTTCTGGAACTACTCGGGCGGCGACATCATCAACGACGGGGTGCACCAGGTGGACATCGCCCGGTGGGTCATCGGGCACAAACACCCGAACGCGGTGGTGTCGGCGGGGGGCATCTACTCCTTCCAGGACGACCAGGAGACGCCGGACACGCACACGGTGAACTGGGAGTACGACGACATGGAGATGGTCTTCGAGCAGGCCCTCTGGGCGCCCTACCTGAAGAAGACCCCGCTGGAAATCCGCGACGTGGACGGCATCCCGAACTGGATGTTCAACGGGACGCGGGTGGAGATTTACGGCTCGAAGCAGATGATGTGCCTGGGCCGACACGGGGACGGCTGGCAGGCCTTCGACGCGGACGGCCAGCCCGTGCGCACGGAACCGGGCCAGTTCAGCCCATCCAACACGAAACACACGGACAACTTCATCGCCTGCATCCGGTCGCGGGAACTGCCCAACGCGGACATTGAGGAACTGCACCTGTCCACGCTGCTGTGCCATTACGGGAACATCGCCTACCGCACGGGGCGGAAGTTGAAGATTGACCCGGAAACAGACGGGTTCATGGACGACGACGCGGCCAATGCCCTGGTGAAACGGACCTACCGCGAACCCTGGACGGTGCCGGAAAATGTGTGA
- a CDS encoding glycosyltransferase family 39 protein, which yields MPLLSVLPNHILGPWLGLDRGSRAHDMLVHGVPVFFSILSVLLAFLCLRRLFGLQAAFWGSLLVAVSPYQLHYAHEFRAYATMLFFSLAGWYCLIRVLEKGRPLWWAGYVLATTANHYNHFFSVWHFLIFNGVLAIWVFRRRELLRPWIIASSVVFLLSLPPFYLAWRISHIFESITNVYTVRPDYRQFFITFKTFMAGYTGRVWLYWTMLLVTFPLFLLGLWSRRREPAMLLALLLFTVFPVVGNIIVWRMRSFPFYEHRLFIFPATVVCGVVALGVCALPDRRVRAAVWALLLCLTLPCILDERNQNIHPTQTHLMGVRLKPDCRSVAQIINGAFQPGDRVLHASHFTFFPVKHYLLGKGIPQNNIYIRQGELDGFFGAFPNKILWDYLGATPIPLEEAVSGARRVWYVESWWDHRALPEFILEKRHWLEARGAMVEERRLVAVTVTLFDMSGMDGVDGVDGTAAPTPPSHSPAGLTAPQAP from the coding sequence ATGCCGCTGCTTTCAGTCCTTCCCAACCACATTCTTGGCCCATGGCTGGGCCTTGACCGGGGCTCACGGGCCCATGACATGCTGGTGCACGGGGTTCCCGTTTTTTTCTCCATCCTCTCAGTGCTGCTGGCTTTCCTGTGCCTCCGGCGCCTTTTCGGGCTCCAGGCCGCCTTTTGGGGGTCGCTCCTCGTCGCCGTAAGCCCGTATCAACTCCATTACGCCCACGAGTTCAGGGCCTATGCCACGATGCTTTTTTTCAGTCTGGCGGGATGGTACTGCCTCATCCGGGTCCTGGAAAAGGGCCGGCCCCTGTGGTGGGCGGGTTATGTGCTGGCCACCACGGCAAACCACTACAACCACTTTTTCAGCGTGTGGCACTTTCTCATCTTCAACGGCGTGCTGGCCATTTGGGTGTTCCGGCGGCGGGAACTGCTGCGTCCCTGGATAATCGCCTCCTCAGTCGTGTTCCTGCTTAGCCTGCCCCCGTTTTACCTGGCCTGGCGCATCAGCCACATTTTCGAGAGCATCACCAATGTCTATACGGTGCGCCCCGATTACAGGCAGTTCTTCATCACCTTCAAGACCTTCATGGCGGGATACACAGGCCGGGTATGGCTGTACTGGACCATGCTTCTGGTCACGTTTCCCCTCTTCCTTCTGGGACTCTGGAGCCGGCGGCGCGAGCCCGCGATGCTGTTGGCCCTGCTCCTGTTCACCGTTTTTCCCGTGGTGGGCAACATCATTGTGTGGCGGATGCGCAGTTTCCCCTTCTATGAGCACCGCCTGTTCATTTTTCCCGCAACCGTGGTCTGCGGCGTGGTCGCCCTCGGGGTCTGCGCGCTGCCGGACCGCCGCGTCCGTGCGGCGGTCTGGGCGCTGCTGCTGTGCCTGACCCTGCCCTGCATTCTCGATGAGCGGAACCAGAACATCCATCCGACGCAGACCCATCTCATGGGGGTGCGCCTAAAGCCCGACTGCCGGAGCGTGGCCCAAATCATCAACGGCGCTTTCCAGCCCGGCGACCGGGTTCTCCACGCGAGTCATTTCACCTTTTTCCCCGTAAAACACTATCTGCTCGGCAAAGGCATTCCCCAGAATAATATTTACATCAGGCAGGGGGAACTGGACGGCTTCTTTGGCGCGTTCCCCAACAAAATACTTTGGGATTATCTCGGCGCGACCCCGATCCCCCTGGAAGAGGCCGTCTCCGGGGCGCGGCGGGTGTGGTATGTCGAGTCCTGGTGGGACCACCGGGCCCTTCCGGAGTTCATCCTCGAAAAGCGGCATTGGTTGGAGGCGCGGGGCGCGATGGTGGAGGAGCGCCGCCTCGTCGCCGTGACGGTGACCCTATTCGACATGAGCGGCATGGACGGGGTGGACGGGGTGGACGGGACTGCGGCACCCACCCCGCCAAGCCATTCTCCGGCGGGCCTCACCGCCCCTCAAGCACCATGA